A window from Halococcus salifodinae DSM 8989 encodes these proteins:
- a CDS encoding DUF7859 family protein has protein sequence MVFGIDPVLLGLLAAILLVVFAAYLLLRRTATAFREGSRRGRR, from the coding sequence ATGGTCTTTGGCATCGACCCGGTGCTCCTCGGGCTTCTCGCGGCCATCCTGCTCGTCGTCTTCGCCGCCTATCTGTTGCTCCGACGCACTGCGACCGCGTTCCGTGAAGGTAGCAGACGCGGCCGGCGGTAG